From the genome of Pedobacter sp. MC2016-14, one region includes:
- the rpiA gene encoding ribose-5-phosphate isomerase RpiA: protein MDTKPTLNKDLEKQVAAKAAVKYIKANDIVGLGTGSTAFFVLQEIALLVKEGLKIKGVATSEKTAELAVNMGIELLEMNDVQRIDITIDGADEFTESLQLIKGGGGALFREKIVASLTDKEIIIADSGKKVELLGKFTVPVEVVPLALNYVLRKLAQLNGKGKLRNKEDQTPFVTDNQNYIVDADFGLITNPADLANSLNQIDGVLAHGLFINLTAMVIMGKGAEAIIYSGN from the coding sequence ATGGATACAAAACCCACATTAAATAAAGACCTGGAAAAGCAGGTTGCTGCAAAGGCCGCTGTAAAATATATCAAGGCCAACGATATTGTTGGACTTGGCACAGGGTCTACAGCTTTTTTTGTGCTTCAGGAAATTGCTTTGCTGGTAAAAGAGGGGCTTAAAATTAAAGGAGTTGCCACTTCTGAAAAAACCGCAGAACTTGCTGTCAATATGGGTATTGAGTTGCTTGAGATGAATGATGTGCAGCGTATAGACATCACTATAGATGGGGCTGATGAATTTACAGAAAGTCTGCAGCTGATAAAAGGTGGTGGTGGCGCATTATTTAGGGAAAAAATTGTAGCCTCTTTAACGGATAAAGAGATTATCATTGCTGATTCTGGAAAAAAAGTTGAGTTGCTTGGAAAATTTACTGTCCCTGTTGAAGTAGTACCGTTGGCCTTAAATTATGTACTTAGGAAACTTGCTCAATTGAATGGAAAAGGAAAGCTGAGAAATAAAGAAGATCAAACGCCATTTGTAACCGACAACCAAAATTATATAGTAGATGCTGATTTTGGATTGATTACTAATCCCGCTGATCTAGCTAATAGTCTAAATCAGATTGATGGTGTCCTTGCCCATGGACTTTTCATCAACCTAACGGCAATGGTGATCATGGGCAAAGGAGCTGAGGCCATCATTTATTCAGGGAATTAA
- a CDS encoding UBP-type zinc finger domain-containing protein — MDNQLCDHLSSIKELKLASELVCEECVKVNSGWVHLRTCQTCGVTLCCDQSPLKHMTAHFHQSKHPVIISSEPGERWLWCFVDETFAEY, encoded by the coding sequence ATGGATAATCAGCTTTGCGATCACCTCAGCTCAATAAAGGAGCTTAAATTAGCCAGTGAACTGGTTTGCGAAGAATGTGTTAAAGTCAATAGTGGATGGGTACATTTAAGGACCTGCCAAACATGCGGAGTAACGCTTTGCTGTGATCAGTCGCCATTGAAACACATGACTGCACATTTTCATCAATCTAAGCATCCGGTAATTATTTCTTCGGAGCCCGGAGAGCGATGGTTATGGTGTTTTGTGGACGAAACATTTGCGGAATATTAA
- a CDS encoding BamA/TamA family outer membrane protein has product MQKTFTLMFLLFTTCAVAQHPDSVEVKVHPSYDKVSGIHRWFFGENYRKEWATNVKVPLIRISTIHGGLFPVKEGGGMQSKSLRLKDKTGKEWVIRSVEKTPDKLLPENLRGTFALDWVDDAMSAQHPFSALIVPPLASAAGVHHANPIIGMLAEDAALGTFNEAFKGMVVLLEEREPAGDSDNTTKMLEALKQDNDDHFDARQFLRARMLDLLLGDWDRHEDQWRWRDVKSGSGKVYEAVPRDRDQVFHVNQGLFPRIAALPWINPAFGNFDAELSRPKYVLFKTRFMNGYPDANLSLSEWMRLANEFVAAETDEVLKAGLSRLPKEVYALRFDELFEQLKKRRDRIPAAMASFYRFSNRIVDIKTSDKKELVKLTAVPGNGLRVEIQQLSKNGQPKDTLMNYTFSDTITKEIRLYLSDNDSLVNAAERSGIKLRIARKDSIGFVPVNLYNVWMPLATAAINADDGFLLGVGFKYIGKDGFRKGPYSNVQQLMLMRSFATAAFRVRYSGEWIKVLGKADFTLQAFAQAPDNTFNFFGLGNETTLNKNGTYQTFYRSRFDTYQVDPALRWLLGSNSSFSSGPSFQYYHLNKDGNEGRFINQVDAVSSYDGLTLDQDRMHLGVMMNFITEHRDHDVLPSKGYYLKISLQGYSGLNVYSKSYFQIKPEFTVYQNINKSRSFVLSNRIGGGVSGGNPAFYQSMFLGGQGNLLGYLQYRFAGRHMIYNNFQARLKLANIASYILPGQLGLTGFYDVGRVWSAAEQSDKWHQGKGGGVYFAPAGLTIFQILAGHSVEGWYPYVSLNFRL; this is encoded by the coding sequence ATGCAAAAAACTTTTACCTTAATGTTTCTTCTTTTTACTACGTGTGCTGTTGCGCAACATCCTGATAGCGTGGAAGTAAAAGTACACCCTTCTTATGATAAAGTGAGCGGAATACACCGATGGTTTTTTGGTGAGAATTACAGGAAGGAGTGGGCTACAAATGTTAAAGTACCGCTCATCAGGATTTCTACTATACATGGTGGTCTTTTTCCGGTTAAGGAAGGTGGAGGCATGCAATCAAAATCACTGCGGTTAAAGGATAAAACAGGAAAGGAGTGGGTGATAAGAAGTGTAGAGAAAACTCCGGATAAGCTGCTGCCTGAAAATTTAAGAGGCACTTTTGCACTAGATTGGGTGGATGATGCGATGAGTGCACAGCATCCGTTTTCTGCTTTGATTGTGCCACCTTTGGCATCAGCAGCAGGTGTTCACCATGCAAATCCAATTATAGGTATGCTGGCCGAAGATGCTGCGTTGGGCACCTTTAATGAGGCATTTAAAGGTATGGTTGTGCTGCTGGAAGAACGGGAACCTGCTGGCGATTCTGACAATACCACGAAAATGCTGGAAGCGCTTAAGCAAGACAATGATGACCATTTTGATGCGAGACAATTTTTACGGGCCAGGATGCTGGATTTACTACTGGGGGATTGGGACCGTCACGAAGATCAGTGGAGGTGGCGGGATGTGAAGAGCGGAAGTGGTAAAGTATATGAGGCTGTACCACGTGACAGGGATCAGGTTTTTCACGTAAATCAAGGTTTGTTTCCAAGAATAGCCGCCTTGCCATGGATTAACCCTGCTTTTGGTAATTTTGATGCTGAACTTTCAAGACCAAAATATGTTTTATTTAAAACTCGGTTCATGAATGGGTATCCCGACGCTAACCTCAGTTTATCGGAATGGATGCGCCTTGCCAATGAATTTGTTGCTGCCGAAACAGATGAAGTATTAAAGGCGGGATTAAGCAGATTACCTAAAGAAGTTTATGCATTGCGTTTTGATGAATTGTTTGAGCAGTTGAAGAAGAGAAGAGATCGCATCCCCGCTGCAATGGCCTCCTTTTACAGGTTTTCAAATAGAATTGTAGACATTAAAACCAGTGATAAAAAAGAACTGGTTAAATTAACAGCGGTGCCTGGAAATGGCTTAAGAGTAGAAATTCAGCAATTGAGTAAGAATGGACAGCCAAAGGATACTTTAATGAATTATACATTCTCTGATACTATCACTAAAGAAATCCGTTTGTATTTGTCTGATAATGATAGCCTGGTAAACGCTGCAGAAAGATCTGGTATTAAACTAAGGATTGCACGTAAAGATAGCATAGGCTTTGTTCCTGTAAATTTATACAATGTTTGGATGCCTTTGGCTACAGCTGCAATTAATGCAGACGACGGATTTTTATTGGGCGTAGGTTTTAAGTACATCGGAAAAGATGGTTTCAGGAAGGGCCCGTATTCAAATGTTCAGCAACTTATGTTGATGCGTTCTTTTGCTACTGCTGCATTTCGCGTTCGGTATAGTGGTGAATGGATTAAAGTACTAGGTAAGGCAGATTTTACTTTACAGGCATTTGCCCAGGCACCAGATAATACGTTTAATTTCTTTGGCCTTGGTAATGAAACAACTTTAAATAAAAATGGGACATACCAGACATTTTACAGGAGCAGGTTTGATACTTATCAGGTAGATCCTGCCTTGAGATGGTTGTTGGGTAGTAATTCTAGTTTTAGTTCAGGACCATCTTTTCAATACTATCACCTAAATAAAGATGGTAATGAAGGACGATTTATTAATCAAGTAGATGCCGTAAGTTCTTATGATGGTTTAACATTGGATCAAGATAGAATGCACCTTGGAGTAATGATGAATTTTATAACAGAACATAGAGATCATGATGTTTTACCTTCAAAAGGTTACTATCTAAAAATATCACTGCAAGGGTATTCTGGCTTAAACGTCTATTCGAAATCGTACTTTCAAATTAAACCGGAATTTACAGTATACCAGAACATAAATAAAAGCCGTTCTTTTGTTTTATCTAACAGAATTGGTGGGGGTGTTAGTGGGGGAAATCCTGCTTTTTATCAATCTATGTTTTTAGGGGGACAGGGGAATTTGCTAGGTTATCTGCAGTATAGATTTGCAGGTAGGCATATGATATATAACAACTTTCAAGCAAGGTTAAAACTGGCGAATATTGCCAGTTATATACTGCCTGGTCAACTTGGACTTACTGGTTTTTACGATGTTGGCAGAGTATGGTCGGCAGCTGAACAATCTGATAAGTGGCACCAGGGAAAAGGTGGTGGTGTCTATTTTGCACCTGCGGGGCTAACTATATTTCAAATATTGGCTGGCCATTCTGTTGAAGGATGGTACCCATACGTCTCTTTGAATTTTAGGTTATAG
- a CDS encoding S46 family peptidase, which yields MNKKTLLLTLVLLLSFIQFGYSPFEEGMFPLSELHKLDLKKAGLKIDQNEIYNPNGTSLVDALVNVGGCTGSFISNEGLIITNHHCAFSAVQQASTPEHDYLNNGFVANLHEQEIEAKGLTCRITDSYEDVSDKVLGAVADISDPSSRIKLINDVMKNVAAEAEQKDPSIQAEVSEMFIGKTYVLFRYKTIQDVRLVYVPNRQIGEFGGETDNWVWPRHTGDFSFMRAYVSPDGKPAKYSKSNVPYRPKKFLKVNAEGTNEEDFVFILGYPGRTFRHRPAQFIEYQQKFVLPYTSDLFEFQNNIMESAGKKNKITELKLATRIKRNANVLKNYRGKLQGLKGIDLITQKQQEDAALAQFINGDVEEKAKYGNLMSDIDNLYKLINGDAKRDLWLNQIYSSSNLLVVSKNINMFKNALTAQPAAQKQAFFDQNAARLKQILSNAYENYETEVDNKILKRMLTDAAAFSPNQKINAVNKITAKASSNESAIENYINSSFEISRLKDPEYVLNNLLKSPKNLNEYNDGLMLFERDIAQQLTELKTEKDRRDGLLNKLMGDYVSIKEKFLKKDFIPDANSTLRLTYGYVRGYWPADATYMKPYTTIKGILEKGSSGNPDFNYPSQIKNLWEAKDFGAFVKKDLNDVPVSFLYNMDTTGGNSGSPIMNASGELVGVNFDRAYGATINDYAWNESYSRSIGVDIRYVLWVASKIDKADFLLKEIGIKMSTKN from the coding sequence ATGAATAAGAAAACCTTATTGCTTACTTTAGTACTTTTACTCTCCTTTATACAATTTGGATACTCGCCATTTGAAGAGGGAATGTTCCCCCTTAGTGAGCTACATAAACTGGACCTAAAAAAAGCAGGCCTTAAAATAGACCAAAATGAAATCTACAATCCTAACGGAACCAGTCTTGTTGATGCACTGGTAAATGTTGGTGGATGTACAGGATCATTTATCTCAAACGAAGGCCTCATCATCACCAACCACCATTGCGCATTTAGTGCTGTACAGCAAGCAAGCACGCCAGAACACGACTACCTAAATAATGGATTTGTAGCCAATTTACATGAACAAGAAATTGAGGCTAAAGGATTAACTTGCCGTATAACAGATAGCTATGAAGATGTGTCTGATAAAGTACTGGGCGCGGTTGCAGATATTTCAGATCCTTCATCCAGAATAAAACTGATTAATGATGTGATGAAAAACGTTGCAGCAGAAGCGGAACAAAAGGACCCATCTATACAAGCAGAGGTATCTGAAATGTTCATCGGAAAAACATATGTACTCTTCAGGTATAAAACAATCCAGGATGTGAGACTGGTATATGTACCCAATAGACAAATTGGTGAATTTGGTGGAGAAACAGACAACTGGGTATGGCCAAGGCATACTGGCGACTTCTCATTTATGCGCGCCTACGTATCTCCAGACGGAAAACCAGCCAAATATTCTAAAAGCAATGTCCCATATCGTCCAAAAAAATTCCTTAAGGTAAATGCCGAAGGAACAAATGAAGAAGATTTCGTATTTATCTTAGGCTATCCGGGTCGTACTTTCAGGCACAGACCGGCACAATTTATAGAATATCAGCAGAAATTTGTACTTCCTTACACCTCAGATCTTTTTGAATTTCAAAATAACATCATGGAGTCTGCAGGCAAAAAAAACAAAATTACAGAGCTTAAATTAGCCACAAGAATTAAACGCAATGCAAATGTGTTAAAAAACTACCGCGGCAAATTACAAGGATTAAAAGGTATTGACCTTATTACTCAAAAACAACAGGAAGATGCTGCGCTTGCTCAATTCATTAACGGTGATGTTGAGGAAAAAGCGAAATATGGAAACTTGATGTCAGACATTGACAATCTTTATAAACTTATCAATGGTGACGCCAAAAGAGATTTATGGCTCAACCAAATTTACAGTTCCAGCAATCTTCTCGTTGTATCAAAAAACATCAACATGTTCAAAAATGCGCTTACCGCTCAACCGGCAGCTCAAAAACAAGCTTTTTTTGATCAAAACGCAGCTCGGTTAAAGCAAATACTTTCCAATGCGTATGAAAATTACGAAACCGAAGTAGACAACAAAATTTTGAAACGAATGCTAACTGACGCAGCTGCATTTAGTCCTAACCAAAAAATTAATGCAGTAAATAAAATCACGGCCAAAGCATCAAGTAATGAAAGCGCCATTGAAAATTACATCAATAGTTCGTTTGAGATCAGCAGACTTAAAGATCCGGAATACGTTTTAAACAACTTATTAAAGTCGCCAAAGAACTTAAATGAATATAATGATGGATTGATGCTTTTTGAAAGAGACATTGCACAGCAGTTGACAGAACTAAAAACAGAGAAAGACCGAAGAGATGGCTTATTGAACAAACTAATGGGCGATTACGTAAGCATAAAAGAAAAGTTTTTAAAAAAAGACTTTATACCTGATGCCAACAGCACACTTAGACTTACCTATGGGTATGTACGTGGCTATTGGCCGGCTGACGCAACTTACATGAAGCCGTACACCACCATTAAAGGTATACTGGAAAAAGGCAGCTCCGGCAATCCAGACTTTAACTATCCGTCGCAAATCAAAAACCTATGGGAAGCCAAAGATTTTGGAGCCTTTGTTAAAAAAGACCTTAACGACGTACCTGTTTCTTTCCTGTATAATATGGATACCACAGGAGGTAACTCAGGATCTCCCATCATGAATGCTTCCGGCGAACTTGTGGGTGTAAATTTTGACCGGGCCTACGGCGCCACAATTAATGATTATGCCTGGAACGAAAGCTACAGCCGATCTATTGGCGTAGACATCCGGTACGTCCTTTGGGTGGCCTCAAAAATTGACAAAGCAGATTTTTTATTAAAAGAAATAGGCATCAAAATGTCTACAAAAAATTAA
- the modB gene encoding molybdate ABC transporter permease subunit, protein MDWTPIWLSLKLAGITTIILVFIGVPMAYWLSRRSSFFKILIEALLTMPLVLPPSVLGFYLLLTLSPNSILGSWLLKYFNLRLVFSFEGLVVASVIYSLPFMISPIKSALAHLPVSLVEASYTLGKSKWETFYRVQLPNIKASLYTAAVLTFAHTLGEFGVVLMIGGKLDGVTKVASIAIYDAVELNQFAEANLYAMVLFAVTFSMVILVFLFNRNSANGPLE, encoded by the coding sequence ATGGATTGGACACCTATTTGGCTAAGCTTAAAGTTGGCTGGCATTACCACAATTATTCTTGTTTTTATTGGCGTTCCGATGGCATACTGGCTGTCAAGGCGAAGTTCATTTTTTAAAATTTTGATTGAGGCGTTGTTAACGATGCCCCTGGTTTTGCCACCCTCTGTGTTAGGGTTCTATTTGCTGTTAACTTTAAGTCCCAATAGTATTTTAGGAAGCTGGCTTTTGAAGTATTTTAACCTTAGACTGGTTTTCTCTTTTGAAGGTCTTGTTGTAGCTTCTGTGATTTACAGTCTTCCATTTATGATCAGTCCAATAAAATCTGCTCTGGCCCATCTTCCTGTTTCACTTGTCGAGGCCTCGTATACATTAGGGAAATCGAAATGGGAAACCTTCTATCGTGTGCAGTTGCCAAATATTAAAGCTTCTTTATATACGGCGGCGGTATTAACGTTTGCACACACCCTGGGTGAGTTTGGGGTTGTATTAATGATTGGCGGAAAGCTTGATGGCGTTACAAAAGTGGCCTCGATTGCCATTTATGATGCTGTAGAACTTAACCAGTTTGCTGAGGCTAATCTTTACGCAATGGTACTGTTTGCCGTTACTTTTAGTATGGTGATCCTGGTGTTTTTGTTTAATAGAAATTCTGCTAACGGACCGCTGGAATGA
- the modA gene encoding molybdate ABC transporter substrate-binding protein, whose translation MKLQLGVIILFIGFSVQAQTVRVAVAANAQFVLQKLKADFEHKTGVTVEIISGSSGKLSSQIQSGAPYDVFLSADMEFTELIYNRGFALSKPREYATGSLIVCSASGADVRNWKKIVSTATIVKFAVANPKTAPYGKAAEEALNHFKLYKAISGQLVFGESINQVNTYIVKKVVELGFTTESLVYEMPEGTQLKWLRIDKSAYKPIRQGCVLLKHAKSGSYLNSRKFYDYLFSPAAKSIFKQYGYGV comes from the coding sequence TTGAAACTGCAGTTAGGAGTCATAATTCTATTTATAGGCTTTTCAGTTCAGGCCCAAACCGTTAGGGTGGCTGTTGCAGCGAATGCACAATTCGTATTGCAAAAGCTTAAGGCAGATTTTGAGCATAAAACGGGAGTTACTGTAGAGATCATTAGCGGCTCATCAGGCAAATTAAGTTCTCAGATCCAGAGCGGTGCTCCTTATGATGTATTCCTTTCTGCTGATATGGAATTTACTGAACTCATTTATAATAGGGGTTTTGCTTTATCTAAACCTCGTGAATATGCGACCGGAAGTTTAATTGTTTGTTCTGCTAGTGGGGCTGATGTCAGAAACTGGAAAAAGATTGTTTCTACCGCTACCATAGTGAAATTTGCAGTAGCAAATCCAAAAACTGCTCCTTATGGAAAAGCTGCGGAAGAGGCATTAAACCATTTTAAATTATATAAAGCAATTTCAGGGCAGCTCGTTTTTGGTGAAAGTATCAATCAGGTAAACACCTATATTGTTAAAAAAGTAGTCGAACTGGGTTTTACAACAGAATCGCTGGTGTATGAAATGCCAGAGGGTACGCAGCTGAAATGGCTCAGAATAGATAAATCTGCTTATAAGCCCATACGGCAGGGATGTGTTTTGCTTAAACATGCCAAATCCGGCAGTTATTTAAATAGCAGGAAGTTTTATGATTATCTTTTTTCTCCTGCAGCTAAATCGATTTTTAAACAGTATGGATATGGAGTATAA
- a CDS encoding helix-turn-helix domain-containing protein codes for MEKTIGRKIRSLRQKQGKSQAQIAVQIGISIPAYSKIETGITDINITRLKQIADLFEVTTDSLLTDNSSAEIIDQLTQDKDAIIAGLQNEVISLQKKLIGAYEEVHLSRKY; via the coding sequence ATGGAAAAGACAATAGGTAGAAAAATTCGTAGTTTAAGACAGAAGCAGGGGAAATCTCAGGCGCAAATAGCAGTTCAAATTGGAATTTCTATCCCTGCGTATTCTAAAATTGAAACTGGTATAACTGACATCAATATCACCAGACTTAAGCAAATTGCCGACCTTTTTGAGGTAACTACTGACAGCCTTTTAACTGATAATTCATCAGCAGAAATTATAGATCAATTGACGCAGGATAAGGATGCTATTATTGCCGGACTGCAGAATGAAGTAATATCATTGCAAAAGAAATTGATTGGTGCTTATGAAGAAGTCCATTTGTCACGTAAATATTAA
- a CDS encoding sigma factor-like helix-turn-helix DNA-binding protein, with translation MVKTDQQIISAAPAVNINILYDKYAGMLLGHVFTIVKDLKLAEEYLVLIFCELAHKFNHKEPHHINNWCQLQRFAMQKLTPFTIDICNDEKSSGQSSAGNDLKNTLLDLMNEDEKYIFCAVYYHGKNISKIALQLNKSEDSVRKILKQAFAIMRIGIEKESLSNGN, from the coding sequence ATGGTAAAAACTGATCAGCAAATAATTTCCGCTGCGCCCGCAGTCAACATCAACATACTATATGACAAGTATGCAGGTATGTTATTGGGTCACGTATTTACCATTGTAAAAGATCTAAAACTAGCAGAAGAATACCTTGTATTAATTTTTTGCGAATTAGCGCATAAATTCAATCACAAGGAACCTCACCATATAAATAACTGGTGTCAGTTACAACGGTTTGCTATGCAAAAATTAACTCCGTTTACAATTGACATATGTAATGATGAGAAATCATCAGGACAAAGCTCTGCAGGCAATGACTTAAAGAATACTCTTCTCGATTTAATGAATGAAGATGAAAAGTATATCTTTTGTGCTGTTTATTATCATGGAAAGAACATCAGTAAAATTGCATTACAATTAAACAAATCTGAAGATTCAGTACGGAAGATTTTGAAGCAAGCATTTGCAATTATGAGAATAGGTATTGAAAAAGAATCACTCAGCAATGGAAATTAA
- a CDS encoding ABC transporter ATP-binding protein: protein MIELSIEKQIKTYKGKTQLVVNHVFERGSITKIYGPSGSGKTTLLKILAGLVLPESGFIKVNGDIWLDTAKGINLSPQKRKTGFVFQDYALFPNMTVREHLSYCSADVALIDGLLEMGKMTAFVQHKPHQLSGGQQQRLALLRALVTKPGLLLMDEAFSALDEDLREELIIDLKALLLTFNATTLVVSHHAVETLGFANTELKISL, encoded by the coding sequence ATGATTGAACTTTCAATTGAAAAACAGATAAAAACCTATAAGGGTAAAACGCAACTGGTAGTAAACCATGTTTTTGAGCGTGGTTCTATCACTAAAATTTATGGCCCTTCTGGTTCGGGAAAAACTACACTTTTGAAAATTCTGGCTGGATTAGTTTTGCCCGAAAGCGGTTTTATTAAAGTAAATGGGGATATATGGCTGGATACTGCAAAAGGCATTAATTTAAGTCCTCAAAAGAGAAAAACAGGGTTTGTATTTCAGGATTATGCTTTGTTTCCGAATATGACAGTGCGGGAGCATTTAAGCTACTGTTCTGCTGACGTGGCGTTGATAGATGGCTTGTTGGAGATGGGTAAAATGACAGCCTTTGTACAGCATAAGCCGCATCAGTTATCTGGTGGGCAGCAACAGCGACTAGCGCTTTTGAGGGCGCTGGTTACAAAACCTGGGTTACTGTTGATGGATGAAGCCTTTTCTGCATTGGATGAAGATTTGAGAGAAGAGTTAATCATTGACTTAAAGGCTTTATTGCTCACATTTAATGCCACTACATTGGTGGTAAGTCACCATGCCGTTGAAACGCTGGGCTTTGCCAATACAGAGCTAAAAATATCACTGTAA